In the Styela clava chromosome 8, kaStyClav1.hap1.2, whole genome shotgun sequence genome, one interval contains:
- the LOC120346455 gene encoding mediator of RNA polymerase II transcription subunit 19-like, with protein sequence MNISLQGGDHQIPSSGLGSHPNNDRMNFSHDFFQQPATMETQQMNIEKSEPPVCTSTGIYLLKDQVEPSVVSGSTNLLAHYNLETTYNKFCGGKKVKENLSSFLPDLPGFIDTLAIQDNSSLKALIDRPPVGNKEIQPLSQPLLSSFRLHPGPLPDHYRSLYQSIDSTRRKSKHHKKRRSDPMQNTHINEGEEFEPRKHKKKKHEDGEKKKKKKEKKKKRERDKERT encoded by the coding sequence ATGAATATAAGTTTGCAAGGTGGCGATCACCAGATTCCTAGCTCCGGATTAGGTAGCCATCCTAATAATGATCGTATGAATTTTTCACATGATTTTTTCCAACAGCCTGCCACAATGGAGACACAGCAAATGAACATTGAAAAATCTGAACCTCCTGTGTGCACTTCTACTGggatatatttattaaaagaTCAGGTTGAGCCATCAGTTGTATCGGGAAGCACAAATCTTCTAGCACATTACAATTTAGAAACAACATATAACAAATTTTGCGGCGGAAAGAAAGTAAAAGAAAATTTAAGTTCATTTCTTCCGGATTTGCCTGGGTTTATTGACACACTTGCAATACAAGACAATAGTAGTTTAAAAGCGTTGATCGATCGACCCCCTGTTGGTAATAAAGAAATTCAACCACTATCACAGCCTTTATTATCAAGTTTCCGTTTGCATCCTGGGCCTTTGCCTGATCATTATCGTTCCTTATATCAATCAATTGACTCAACACGACGAAAAAGCAAGCATCATAAAAAACGTAGGTCAGACCCAATGCAAAATACTCATATTAATGAAGGAGAAGAATTTGAGCCCAGAAAgcataaaaagaaaaaacatgAAGATGGtgaaaagaaaaagaagaaaaaagaaaagaaaaagaagaGGGAAAGAGATAAAGAAAGAACCTGA
- the LOC120346437 gene encoding AP-4 complex subunit beta-1-like, whose amino-acid sequence MNYDSSHDISRRLSKELSTDLNRNSQAILEILKDLLRMCDGELLESTRVLNSVIQLTQVKDVRVKKIVYLYLSFVGEHDSEIWLHITNSISNDLLDPNPFVRKAAILILTDSHSISSLLNETRMNSITNCLKDNNPSVRRYAVAGIGKLYRLFSIQKVEFDTATVFDKLVQMIYVDEDPTVIVECIRCLQLGKKHEVKTELLISLLERMDMVEEWTKMEIVVLFTKCSNPLKMTHEEIFQVLNILDPHLDDKNPIFFTLSCATAMLHVSKRFAKIYSDVKTRIVDFLISKLALVTLPMQSLHLIMLNELLDKSSNSKLFPYWKKFLLLSTDDAFLKVQKLKILSRTATTENVLTIFRHITGIIMTAIESELIFEAVDSLTVIHQHLPSNCETFLQSILKHDNTSIVDSALVALWKIKSDLKDKELSIDSNTLMDEVVKIYRKLSCDYSKVAFLSLVCTFSRSKPHMKIIMKILKQEIATWSHISDYLFKLVLLRSAFIFYFKFPKSFQTILGEIMHLMFSENNLILNRHAMMYYTLLKTNVQAANTFASDLSKELSYQFPKHFTNRSECGLQTLQFLKL is encoded by the coding sequence ATGAATTATGATTCCTCCCATGATATCAGTCGTAGACTTTCTAAGGAATTATCAACAGACTTAAATAGGAATTCTCAAGCAATATTGGAAATACTGAAAGATCTTTTGAGAATGTGTGATGGTGAATTACTTGAGTCTACACGTGTGTTGAATTCGGTTATACAGCTGACTCAAGTTAAAGATGTACGGGTGAAAAAGATTGTATATTTGTACCTTTCATTTGTTGGGGAACATGATTCAGAAATTTGGTTGCACATCACAAACTCTATATCAAATGACTTGTTGGATCCTAATCCATTTGTCAGAAAAGCTGCTATTCTTATTCTGACTGATTCCCATTCAATATCGTCTTTACTTAATGAGACGAGAATGAATAGCATTACTAATTGCTTGAAAGATAATAATCCATCTGTTCGAAGATATGCTGTTGCAGGCATCGGAAAATTGTACAGACTTTTTAGTATTCAAAAAGTTGAATTTGATACTGCCACTGTTTTTGACAAACTTGTACAAATGATATATGTGGATGAGGATCCAACTGTTATCGTAGAATGTATAAGGTGTTTGCAACTAGGGAAAAAGCATGAAGTTAAAACTGAACTTCTCATCTCGTTGTTGGAAAGGATGGATATGGTAGAAGAATGGACAAAAATGGAAATTGTAGTCCTGTttacaaaatgttcaaatccTCTCAAAATGACACATGAAGAAATCTTCCAAGTTCTTAATATCTTGGATCCTCACTTAGATGacaaaaatccaatttttttcactttatCCTGTGCGACTGCAATGCTTCATGTATCAAAAAGATTTGCTAAAATTTATTCTGATGTGAAGACAAGAATAGTAGATTTCTTAATTTCAAAACTCGCGCTCGTTACATTACCTATGCAAAGCCTTCATCTTATAATGCTCAATGAACTTTTAGACAAatcttcaaattcaaaattgtttccatattggaaaaaattccttcttctTTCCACTGATGATGCATTTTTGAAAGTTCAAAAGTTGAAAATTCTTTCTAGGACTGCCACCACAGAAAACGTTTTAACAATTTTTCGTCACATAACTGGCATAATTATGACAGCAATAGAAAGTGAACTAATTTTTGAAGCTGTAGATTCTTTAACAGTTATACATCAACATTTGCCATCAAATTGTGAAACCTTTCTTCAGAGTATTTTGAAGCATGATAACACCTCCATTGTTGATTCAGCCCTGGTAGCCTTGTGGAAGATAAAATCTGACTTGAAAGATAAGGAGTTATCCATTGATTCTAATACTCTAATGGACGAGGTCGTCAAAATTTACAGAAAACTTTCATGTGATTACTCAAAAGTTGCCTTTTTGTCACTTGTGTGTACCTTTTCAAGAAGCAAACCTcatatgaaaataataatgaaaattctCAAACAAGAGATTGCTACATGGTCTCATATATCAGactatttattcaaattagtGCTTCTTAGATCTGcatttatattctatttcaaatttccaaAAAGTTTTCAAACAATTCTGGGTGAAATAATGCACTTAATGTtttcagaaaataatttaattttaaacagACATGCAATGATGTATTATACTTTACTGAAGACAAATGTGCAAGCAGCAAATACGTTTGCCTCAGATTTGTCAAAAGAACTCAGCTATCAATTTCCTAAACATTTTACAAATCGCTCTGAGTGCGGTTTACAAACACTGCAATTCCTCAAATTGTAA